A stretch of DNA from Manihot esculenta cultivar AM560-2 chromosome 7, M.esculenta_v8, whole genome shotgun sequence:
actaaataatttggattAATCATTTTGAATTAAATGGAAAGTggatttaaaagttatttaggtCAGTTTGAATCGGACTATTTCAATTGATATCAGAACCAGTTTAGATCAGATAAATTGTGGGCCTGTAAGGAAAGAGTTAtccgtgagagacgaggtggagctgcCTGAAGTCCTAGCGAACCACAGTATCTAAAGGTCCGGTTCTGGTTAGCAATTATATTCGATTTGGTCTTCGTTGTAAAATTTAGTAGGACCGAGTGTAACGGTCAACTGTATGTTTCCACTGCGGAAATTACAAAATTTAATGGACCATTATAGAACCGAGTGTAATGGTCAACTGTTTGTTTTCGCTTCAGAAATTGCAAAATTTAGCAAGATAAAGTGTAACGGTCAGCTGTCTGCTTCCGTTGCGGAatccgtcccacatcggaagaTTATAGAAAATTGAAATAGTACATAATAAGTaatacgaaactactaaataattttagttaactaTTTTAGACGTAGTATAAAGTCGGACCGGACTATTTTTTCTTAACaaggaaaattattaattatttatacacGTGTACAGGAATGGCTAATGTAGTATCGGTGTTCCCTAATAAAAAGAGAACACTTGATACAACAAGGTCTTGGGATTTCATAGGCTTTTCTCAGCAAGTTAAAAGATCAACTCTCGAAAGTGATATTGTAATCGGCGTGCTTGACACTGGAATTTGGCCGGAGTCTGAAGCTTTCAACGACCAAGGTTTTGTTTCACCACCAAGCAAATGGAAGGGCAGTTGCCCACCAGATTTCAGATGCAACAAGTAAACTTCAACAACCATATTGTTAGCTAGATTTCTAGCCTTAGATTTCTGTAGCCTTCactgataaattttaaaacgcGATGCAGTAAACTCATCGGAGCTAAATACTATCGTAACAATGAAACATATGACCCAAGGGATGATCGATCTCCGAGAGACACAGCTGGCCATGGGACACATACAGCGTCAACAGCAGCTGGGAGCTTGGTTAGCATGGCAAGCTTATATGGACTCGGCGAGGGAACTGCACGAGGAGCAGTGCCATTAGCTCGAGTTGCTGTGTACAAAATATGTTGGTCTGATGGTTGTTATGATGCTGATATTCTTGAAGCATTTGGTGACGCTATTGAAGATGGAGTTGACATAATTTCTCTCTCAGTTGGAGGAGATGATATTGAAGATTATTTTGAGGATACAGCAGCTATTGGAGCTTTTCATGCAATGAAAAAGGGGATATTTACGTCAACTTCAGCAGGTAATAGTGGTCCTGGTGCTGGATCCATCAGAAAACTTTCGCCATGGTTTCTTTCAGTAGCTGCTAGTACCATTGATCGGAGGTTCATTGCTAATGTGCAGCTGGGAAATAACGAGACTTACGAGGTATATACTACATACTGTATGGTTCAAATTTTATATaccaataatatttatttaaatcggATCCAtagtattaatatataataatattttttaaaatatatatatttttttatagggTATTTCAATAAATACTTTTGACCTCAACCAAACCATGTATCCTCTGATTTATGGGGGAGATGCACCAAACCTGGCTCAAAATTATACGGCTGAGAAATCCAGGTACCTGTTATTGTTTTTTCGGCAAGTCTTAAATTTGGACATGCCAagcatattaaatattattttattttattttatttcatttttccgACGTGGGATAAGTTACCTAGTTCACTttagttaataataattaacCACATTActacatttttaaatttaggcAATAATACGATgttaaattattgatttaatatcactgaataattaataatttatagtaGTTCAAGATTAAAGTTCCCAAAATTTGCAAAAATATGAGCAAGATAGAGGATACTTGGTAATTAATTGGAAAAACTCAATGGACATTTATTGCTTAACAGGTTTTGCAAAGAAAATTCACTGGACGAGAATTTAGTGAAGGGTAAAATTGTTCTCTGCGATGCCCGGAGCACTGGAAAAACAGCATTTTTTGCTAGAGCAGCTGGTGTGGTGATGAAAGGTCGACGACCCAGAAATCGTGCTTTCTCTTATCCATTGCCTGCATCTCACCTTGAAGATGAGGATAACAATATATTTTCCTACATAAGATCAACGAGGTACGATGTCGATCATGGAACAGCTAATCATTGCATTTAAATTACGCTAACATCCTAATGAATTGTTCATAAAAATTGCAGTAATGCAACTGCAACTATATATAAGAGTACTGAGGGAAATAACACGTTAGCACCTTTTGTTCCCGACTTTTCATCAAGGGGTCCCAATCCAATCACGCCTGACATTCTCAAGGTAATGATCAAATTGGCTTTGTCCTTCTTTCTCTCTAATAATCCATTGATGGACTCGTTAAAGGCTTTTAATGTTACTGCATGCAGCCAGATATAGCTGCTCCAGGAGTTGAGATTCTAGCTGCATGGTCTCATGTTTCTTCGGTGACTGGAATCCCAGGTGATGTTAGATTAGTACCCTACAATATCATCTCAGGGACATCAATGGCTTGCCCTCATGCAACTGGGGTAGCTGCCTATGTTAAATCACATCACCCCACTTGGTCTCCTTCTGCTATTAAGTCTGCTCTCATGACTACTGGTAATTCTCGTTTTCATATAAATGGCTTTATGTTCTCAGAAATCAAACATAACCAAGTTGATCTTCCTTGCTTGCAGCTTCACCGATGAGTTCTTGGACTAACTCTGATGCAGAATTTGCTTACGGCGCAGGCCATATTAATCCTGTCGAGGCCAATGATCCTGGTCTAGTATACGATGCTGAGCCAATTGACTACGTAAAATTTCTGTGTGGACAAGGATATGATTCGAATCGTCTACAGATTGTTACAGGGGACAATAGCAGTTCTTGTTCTGAGACTGTTAATGCAACAGTGTGGGATCTCAACTATCCTTCCTTTGCACTTTCTGTTTCGAATTCAGAATTTGTTAGTCGAGTTTTCAACAGGGTTGTCACGAACGTTGGATTGCCGACGTCTACGTATAAAGCTACGGTGACTGCTCCTCCAGGGCTGAAAATCCAAGTAAACCCTAGCATGCTGGCGTTTACTTCTGTTGGTGAGAAGCTATCTTTTGCGGTTACCATTGAAGGATCAATGAATAGTCGTATAGCTTCAGCTTCTTTGGTGTGGGACGATGGAGTGTACCAAGTGAGGAGCCCAATCATTGTGCATATTTtatcatgaagttttaagattcTTGTATGAGTGGAAATGAAAACTCTACCTTGTAGGCAAAAATTTTAGTatcttttttttcctatttttgATTTTCAAGCAAGTCCTTTGTACTTTTTCGCTTAGTTGAAATGATAAATCTTTATAAAGTAATTTCAGCCAACATGGTCTCCATTGAGTTTTTGTGTGCACAAGGCTATAGTACTAAACAACTGCAAGTTGTTACTGAGGACAATAACAGTTGTTCTGAAGTACCAAAAACAACGTTGTCCGATCTAAATTGCCCTTCTTTCACCTTCTGCACCGTCTGGGCAAATCTGTAGGCCGTGTCTTTCATAGAGTTGTCACAAATGTTGGATCACCAGAGTCCACTTACAAGGCCGTTGTGAAAACTTCGAAAGCAGAAGACCAATGTGACACCTAATGTTCTTTCTTTCAAGAAGCTTGGGGAGCAGAAAACTTTTCATGTAACTTTGACAGCAAAACTGGGCAGTGCTTCAATTTCTGGGTCTTTGATTTGGGTTGACGGAGAACATCGGGTGAGGAGCCCTGTTATTGCCTATGTTTCTTCTTAATGATGATTCTCCTGCCATAGTTGAAGCAAGACCACTGGCagaagttttttctttttaattttcccCCTTGAGAAGTCatgtcaatttaattttaatttgcagTTCAAAACATTTTGGAGAATTCCCGAGAAAATCTACAGTTCCAACGTAAACATAAAAAGAATGGAGATGCAGGGGATCGAACCCTGTACCTCTCGCATGCAAAGCGAGCGCTCTACCATTTGAGCTACATCCCCCAGGCAGaagttttttctttcattctttaATTTGCTGCGCCAAACATTTTGGAGATTTCCCGAGAAAATCTACCGTTCCAACGTAAAAATGGAGATGCAGGGGATCGAACCCTGTGCCTCTCGCATGCAAAGCGAGCGCTCTACCATTTGAGCTACATCCCCTTGACTGtttattcttataaaataaataataattaatattataaatagagGCAATTTATGGGATGAATCTTGTAAAAATCAAACTTAAATTACCTTGCATAGAAATTTCAGTGATTAGTTTACTATTATAagttaatttattgaattaattaatggCAAGGATAATTGAGAAAAATTTTATATGCTTATTTGTTTCTGATGAAGAACTTAATTGTAACTAATTACCCATCTTCAGGAAATTTCCATATTCATTCCAAATAGgaaaaacaaggaaagagagtcCTATATTTTACTGAAAGTAAGCCATGTGTTCAACAATTAGAAGCTGCCAAGCAATTTGTCTTAATTACTTGTATATTTCCACCCAAGAGAAGGAGTATGTGAATTTTGAATTAAAGATGTTTTTACTCTTAATTATTCAGCTTCTATGTGAAATTTGAAATGCTCTTGATTTCTAAGTCTCACAACTACCTCACCTTGAATGTCAATTTTGATTCAAAGAAATTCGTGTAATACCCCGTGTATAGATGAAAATTAAGATATTTATTGGTAATCGATTCAATTAAATCTTATTACGTGTCTGAATTTAAAtaatacataaaataaaaagtaaagtaaatttatttattttattaaaattaactattcatctataattataaaatcGCTTAgttaaaataatcatttttctattaaataacATATTAGCTAATATGTTATTGAGGAGAAGAAATCTTTTGCTGTTACCTTACCAAAAATAGCATGAAAAAATAGAATGGAGATGCAGGGGATCGAACCCTGTACCTCTCGCATGCAAAGCGAGCGCTCTACCATTTGAGCTACATCCCCTTTTACTGTAAAATCAGagtattttattgtttttattgtataaaataaattacttcCCTTACCTCAGTTAAgtcatttcttaaaaaatttatttttcataaaataatccATTTGAATCAAACAACAGttagaattaattataaaactaTTAATTATGAGAATAATTGAGAAAGATTTTCTATGATGCTTCTGATGACCAACTTCTAACAAAATACCCAGATGGTAGGAAATTTCTATATTAATTCCAACAggaaaacaagcaaagaaagagCTACTCTCAACTGAACAAGCTctttatttaacaattaaaaatatatatttatatatgaacGATGTCGTATCAATCGTCATCCTtaccaaataattattttgttaagtTAATTTTCTTCAAACATTGGCTATTGCGATCATAATCACGACTTTTGCTTAATTCCCACTTCCCAGCCCCTGTAACAAGTTCAAATAAATTATCACGCCATGGCCGACGGTGTGATATATGTGCTTCAATTTTAAAACAGTGAAATTATTCTCagttatcaattttaattaattaatttgctgCTCAATTAATCCTAATTTAGGGTTTCCCCCGTCAAACAAGTTCTCTTCTTTTTGACTAAGCAAGATTTTGATGCTTTGTTTCTTGAATTTCTTCTCTTACCATAATGCATCCATATGGCTCACAATTTCCAGTCAAGATAGGGAAATCATgggattataaatatatatattcattttttttatggtGCTAAATTACTTTTCATGgagaattaaatttataatttttaaaaataaaaaatatattttgatataaattatagacaaaaaaataatttattattagtttattaattaatgtatgTTATTTCATATACATTCCTTTAATTCCAAAATGAGTTAGTAACATAATTTACATTTAGCTTTTTAATAAAGCAATATGATTGAAGCTGCatatattagaaaattaataaataaatttttttaacaacttaatttatataaaaattattttttgaaattaatgaaacaaaataatatataatatctttcattattttcatttttcaaaacaatgaaaataatatatgaatagTCTTGTCATAATAAAggctaatttagaaaaaaaaaaagagagagaaaatattaatttaactaattattaaaagcttcaaataataataataataaaaacaaacacTAGCTGGCAAATAGAAAATTCAAAACACAATAGAAAAGATGAAAGAATATTTCCAATAGATAATTAATGTTGGAAAATAGTAATCCAATCAAACAAACTGGAAAGAAGCTTCTATATACTAATTACCATGCAAATTCAAAATTCACATCAACACAAATATTTCCCTTTGTTCACATTTATTAAGAATAATTTCTCAATAAACAACAAAAAAGCCCATATATTCTAcaatcaattttaaatattgacCATAAAATGGATAAATCGTGGTTCAAAACTTAAaatctcataattttaaatatattaattaaaataaattaatataattcaattttctCAAGATATCAATGAAAATACTATATTATcatttattactaaattaaatGGTTATTTCGAATTAATTGATTTTGTAGAATATGATAATTAAATTCAactaaatatatatgaaaattgaattaaattcaaccgtattgattcaattcgatttgaaatttattttaaactttttgtgAGATCTCGAGAGGTGACTCAAGCGAGTGGCCGGCTATGGGATAACCCAACAGGAGAGAGGAGGATTTCTGCAATTCTACTCACTGAGAGATCAAGAGCGAGAGGGATAAAGATGCGATGACGAAGAGACGAGATGCGATGGGTCAACAATGAGACCAAATGCAAAAGAGAAAGATGTGATTTAGAAGGGTCATGTAAACCTTTCTATCTGATCGGACTGAATAATAGGAAGACCGATCTATTGAATATGAAAAATCAAACCACCAATACTCTTAAGTTTATCAAAATTCAGAACTGACTGACCTCTTTAAAACCTATAGAGGACTGAGCAGACCTCTTCAAAATTCATACTATAACGAGACTTTGAATGCAGACATGGTCGACCTCAATGACCTGAAGAAACTCACCTCTATGTAGGTCGGATGAACCGAACATGACATGATAAAATCAGGGTAAGGATGTCGACCTCTTACCTAGTCGTCTCTTTGATACAGCACTAGGATCATGAATATGTGTGCAGTGATACGAACTAGTTAGCTTCACATTTATTATCATGTATCCTATCATTAATATATCGCCTGACACATCTGCACAAAATCATCTATGCCCAATCCGATGGGACACGGCAGCGATCATAAGTATATATATTACTAAACTAACCAAAAGAGGGGACTTTCTCTCTGTGTGGGAAAAATCCTAGAACCTATCCTTTCTCTTGGGGCAactttctcttctcttttcctctctgttttatttcccttgactcCACTAAAAGGCCTCcgatctgacttgagcgtcgtaGGGTCTTTACCGTAACATTCTCAATGGATCTCTAACCCCTTTTTCATATTTTACAAGTACTTCTCTCAATATTGGTCATGGAGGAACCCATATGAAATCTCCAAAGCATCCACCCCTCATCAGTCCAGTCACACGTCAATGATCGATCCATCAAATTAAATCTCTGTCTAAGTGTCCACATCTGAATATTCCGTCGAATCTCCTATCATTACATTTTAtttcatttgaattaaaaaaacttgataaatggaaatatttttttttaaactggGAATTGAGGATTGGGAGAGTAGAATATGAAATCTTTCAGATTTACTCAGATGCACCTACCACTGGCTAAACCCGTGAATGCATACATGGGAAGATTTGTCACCTTATAGAGAAATTATTAAACAAATACATGAAATAAAAAGCCAATGAAAATTTAATACATAAATATATTCAGttgctaaaattaaaaattgtttgGTAATCTTTTTTGTCTTGGGCTCACTTTTATATTAGTAGGTTACACCATCATTACAACACTAACCGTTTCATTGATTTACCATTGCAGGTAGAATAGTTTATATGGAATCAtggttatattatataattttttcagtaaaagaattaaatttattcataaatcatgcaacgaaaagctaaaaatattaaatttcaattttcgatttaaatttaataaattcaaataaaattaaataaatcgaaAAAAATATAGTTATTATTCTTTAGTCTCGATAATTGGTAGTTTTATTAGACCTTTTAACAATAGCTCTAGAgttaatttagataaataaaataaaatttaatatcttttattCTGCCACATGTATAATTGAATAtcaaatttaacattttaactTAATTCTTCcaatccatttcaaaaaaaaaaaaaaaaaaacttaattcttCCAACTTATGGCCCACCCCAAATGACTAAATTGGGCAAAGGTGTAAACGCGTTTGCCTTCATCATTACTCTGCCCTCTTCTTCTGTTCTCTCTTGTATATATCTCGCAATCTAATGGTAACTCTCTCATGCACCTGTTTGATCATTTGCCTAAGAGAATTACTAAAGAGATTTCCATTCTTTCAAATACAAAGATTctgatatagaaattaaaatggCTCTGCCCAAACGCCTTACAGCTTCGGTTTTGCTAGTAATGATCGTCGTCATCTCTCATGATCAGTACCCTCCAGGAGGTGCTGAAGCTGAAGCCACACCATTATCATCGCTCAAACGAGGTGATTGattaagtttaaagttttttttttattttttgagttgGATTCTTGACATACATGGGTTTAAATCCATGAGATTAATTAagtgataattatttataaaatgttgCAGTGAAAACGAAGAAGTTCTTTGCGAGTCTAGGGTTAGAGTGCAAGTGCTGTGATGGTGCTAAAGGTGAATGCAGAAGCTCATGGAATTCATCATGCTCGAAGCTCCAGTGCCTTCCATGGAAATCCTACTGATTTTTATCAGTGTTTCTTGCAAAATCTCAGGCCTTTAACGTAGGATTTCCCAAGTCTTCTGACAGAAACATGTCCTTTTTCTTTTAGGTGAAAAGTCTTAATattaatgcttttttttttctttcctttgctAGAAATAAAGGGTTGGATCCTACTGTATGGAGTAAATACTcgctataaatattttatttaacttatTCTGTGCGAATAAAATTTAGTATCAGTCTAATTGATTTAGAAATACTGTAATTGTaacgaagaaaaaaaaaagttaaattttattaaattgcaACGAAACAATAAGCTGTCTATGGCCATTGGCAATAATCTTGCCTAAGTTTAATTTTGCCTAAACTATAAGATCTCTCATTTTGATTTGATCGGCTTGATTAAAGGAATTTGCCCTACATGATTTTATTtatctataaatttaaaataactcaAATTGAATGATAAGTAAAATTAAGAGTCAAGcttgaaaatataatttgaaaatattgaataatttaatttgactcaaaaattaaattaaaaatcacatTTTAATATTCTGAgtccaaaaattaattaactttaatttttttttacgtataactatttaataaatatgattaTAACTTAAATTAGGTCTATTGTATGATTATTTAGTTTATAcaaagtaattaaaatttattttattataaaaatataataattttataattcatcTCATTAGATTTttatagaatgttgttatcttctgtaaattagttaattacaaaaaaaatattaatttaataaaaaagcaaattttttcatatataaaaatatatacattattttttattaatattataaatatataaattttaccgAATAAGTTATaatcatttaatattttatgtaatttgtgattttaatttaaaattattttatgaaaaattaaaatattgtaaaaaaaatacaaaagatAAATTATAGAATATTTATTAACTTTATATTTGATATGATTGATTTTGTAAgaacaaaatttaaaagaatttttataaaattatatatataatttataaaattctttTGTCCCATGTGAATATAGAAAAATAGAAGTCCACAGTAAGAAGCTCAATAGTTCACCAACTTATATTCATCAATCTAGAAGTACAGAGACCTATTTAGAAAAAGAAGCCATTGCAAAACAGGTGATTGTCGATAAGAGAGAAATTTTGAAAAAGCACAATTTCGATACTATTCACCGTACAggtaaagaaagaaaaacactTAATAAAAGTatagaaacaataaaaataaaaatcgcaAATCTGAAAAGCCACCGATGCAGATTTTAAGAACTATCGCCCGAATAGTTACCGAATAAAATGGGCAAGTTCCTCCACCCAAAGCAGAGGAGCCAACTGCTAGAGTCCTGCACCGATCAAACGCTGAAGTTTTCTCTAACTCTCTCTGCTGCCCTTTTCGAGAGTAATAACAGTACGTTTTCAAATCACGACTTCAACCAATTTctagaaataataatatatttcagtAACTGGAATTCccattatatttatatacagagagaaaatttataatttactctttaaatattgtcattattaacaagtcagtccctctatttttagaaacctattaaaacatctttatattttctttccatcaacgaaatagtctttccgtcctcttttccattaaaattagataaagtaggagggagaaaatttttaaatttaattttaccctcaaataaaatcatttatttagtccttggatattgttattattaacaagttagtccttatattttcaaaaatctattaaaacatttttatctttttccatatatattaaaacgtccttatcattttttttcgtcaataaaatagtccttatcttttctcatatttattaaaacgttcttatcatttcttttcatcaacgaaatagttctttctcatcgtttctttccatcaacgaaatcgtcccttcctatatttttaaaaatttattaaaatatccttattgtttctatttgtcaacaaaatagtccctatcttttctcacatctattaaaatgtccttatcgtttctttttgtcaacgaaatcatccttatcttttctttcctcctcctcctcctccaaaaaaggagaaaaagaagaagaagaggaagaagaagaagaggaagaagaaaaaaagaagaaaaagaagaaaaagaatgagaagaagaagaagagaaagaagaaaaagaagaaaaaaaaagaagaaaaagaagaagaagaagaaggagaaaaaggagaagaaggagaagagaaagaagaaaaagaagaaaaagaaacaaaagaagcaaaagaagaagaagaagaaggaggaggagaagaaggagaggaagaagaagaagaagaaaaagaagaagaagcagaaggagaagcagaagcagaagaagaagcagaagaaggaggaagaattgatgaagaagaaaaggaaggaggaggaggaggaagagaagGAGGTGGAGGAAAATAATGGggataatttagtcttttactatatttttaactgcaaaaatagacagaatgactattttgttgacggaaagaaaagataaagacGTTTTAACATGTTTCTATAAATACAtgaactaacttgttaataatgacaatattcagagactaaattgtaaatctcctttatatatatttatgtcaTTTTGACTTTTTTATTTTCCATGCATTAAATTTCCAGCCAACTTTTcacatttcctttttttttatttctttttcttttgttttttttatttctattctCAATAGAATATATTCCTCGGTCCTCACCCATTTTGTTCCATTTGCATTAAATTTCTTATTTCTTGACCTCAGAAGTTCCAGAATTTTTCTACATTTAACaagtattatatattattattattgatattttaaaatctagagaataaaattttataatatgtgTAAGTTTAGACGGAGAAAAAAgtattccttttcttttttttttgtctgctagtgatttCTAACGGTCTCTCTGTTATAGTGCCACATGTTTCTGTCACGCAGATCCATATGTACGGAAGTGTCAGACTCCTTCTTCACACCAAGCGGTCATTTAATCCGTAGGACTGCAAAGTAATTGGACCTGCTATCCTTCATCACATCACATCACCAACCTGAATATCTTCTTATCGAATCTGAATTCACGGACGATCCGGTCTGTTCCGTGCGCTTAAGTCAAGACTTAAGATAATGGACATGTTAACTAAAGAAAGTCCCATGGGTTTACTTTCTTGGACTCGCACTTGTTCAGGAGTGATGAGATCCGACGGTAAtcgattattatataaaaaattaatatgtatattattttttaataagttgaaaaatttatataaaattatatacatttaaaTTATGAATCTATATATTTAGATTATCTTTATCCtctttctttaaaattttatagctGCAACTTGAACTCAATATCCCATTCAGCAACAGTTAAAGATAAACAATTGATCACGGATCACAAATCCAAAAACATTGCTAAGTACATGGAACATGATAAAGCTTAAAGAAAGCCATGCAGACACACGTGAAAACATACTCCCTGTTTCTTTGATAAAACATATATTCCGCCATTGATTCTTGCAAGGTTTGTAGAACAAGTACCGCCTTCATTGCATGGTATAGATATGAAGGTATCTTCTTCGATTTCAGCAAATGAACGAAGAGAgaaagcaaaaaagaaaaagaattagaTGAAGGGTCAACCAACCATTTCTTGCAAAAGATggcaaaatattattatatcccACGAGCTAGCCCAAGTTGATGTGCAACGACCTTATCCGATAATATTATCTTCATGCATGAAACTAACAGCAAAACAGAGTCAAAGATATGGGCATGGACGACACGTGGCAACAAGGGGTTGGAGATGACAGGATTTTCCACTTGGAGTTTAGATGAAGAACCCATATGTCCAAGGATAATTGAAGAAAGGCACATGGATTAAAATATTATGAGACTcatataaagttttaatttttttattggtaGTACTTTCGGATGCGGGGAAGAATTTTGCTTGGGCACAAGAATCCAAAGAGACCGTCGATTTCTTGCATGGGGCTTATAAATTGCAGA
This window harbors:
- the LOC110619163 gene encoding cucumisin; translation: MDANVSLLSWLLLLSLSCELLVPSTTAAHANPKSYIVYMGERPKGQFSMSSHHLSMLQQAIGSNFSPESRLIRSFKRTFNAFVADLTWDEAQKIAGMANVVSVFPNKKRTLDTTRSWDFIGFSQQVKRSTLESDIVIGVLDTGIWPESEAFNDQGFVSPPSKWKGSCPPDFRCNNKLIGAKYYRNNETYDPRDDRSPRDTAGHGTHTASTAAGSLVSMASLYGLGEGTARGAVPLARVAVYKICWSDGCYDADILEAFGDAIEDGVDIISLSVGGDDIEDYFEDTAAIGAFHAMKKGIFTSTSAGNSGPGAGSIRKLSPWFLSVAASTIDRRFIANVQLGNNETYEGISINTFDLNQTMYPLIYGGDAPNLAQNYTAEKSRFCKENSLDENLVKGKIVLCDARSTGKTAFFARAAGVVMKGRRPRNRAFSYPLPASHLEDEDNNIFSYIRSTSNATATIYKSTEGNNTLAPFVPDFSSRGPNPITPDILKPDIAAPGVEILAAWSHVSSVTGIPGDVRLVPYNIISGTSMACPHATGVAAYVKSHHPTWSPSAIKSALMTTASPMSSWTNSDAEFAYGAGHINPVEANDPGLVYDAEPIDYVKFLCGQGYDSNRLQIVTGDNSSSCSETVNATVWDLNYPSFALSVSNSEFVSRVFNRVVTNVGLPTSTYKATVTAPPGLKIQVNPSMLAFTSVGEKLSFAVTIEGSMNSRIASASLVWDDGVYQVRSPIIVHILS